A DNA window from Bacillota bacterium contains the following coding sequences:
- the rplC gene encoding 50S ribosomal protein L3, whose product MPKGILARKLGMTRVFDSDGNAVPVTVVEAGPCIIVQKKTRETDGYNAIQLGMGEKRERLFTRAVRGHFKKAGLKPTRYLKEIRTDDAEQFQVGQEVKADIFKEGDSVDITGTSLGKGFSGVVKRWNFRRGPMSHGSMYHRRVGSLGATDPARVFKGRRLPGRLGGERVTIQNLKVVKVDADRNLLLVRGAVPGRRGGLLIVKESIKKRSAK is encoded by the coding sequence GTGCCCAAGGGTATACTCGCCAGGAAGCTTGGGATGACTCGAGTTTTTGATTCAGATGGGAATGCTGTGCCAGTGACCGTGGTCGAGGCGGGGCCATGCATTATTGTTCAAAAGAAAACCAGGGAGACCGATGGCTATAACGCCATCCAGCTCGGCATGGGGGAGAAGAGAGAGAGGCTTTTTACCAGGGCCGTGCGGGGACATTTCAAAAAGGCCGGGCTAAAGCCGACCCGCTACCTCAAAGAGATAAGGACGGATGATGCTGAGCAGTTCCAGGTCGGCCAGGAGGTAAAGGCTGACATATTCAAGGAAGGGGATTCCGTGGACATCACGGGGACTTCCCTCGGTAAGGGCTTCAGCGGCGTCGTGAAACGCTGGAACTTCCGGCGCGGGCCAATGTCCCATGGATCGATGTACCACAGGAGGGTCGGTTCTCTGGGTGCAACTGACCCTGCGCGTGTCTTCAAGGGTAGAAGGCTCCCGGGGCGCCTCGGAGGGGAACGAGTTACCATTCAGAACCTCAAGGTGGTCAAGGTCGACGCTGACCGGAATCTATTGCTGGTTCGCGGCGCGGTCCCAGGCCGGAGGGGAGGCCTTCTCATCGTGAAGGAAAGCATTAAGAAACGGAGCGCCAAGTAA
- the rpsJ gene encoding 30S ribosomal protein S10: MTSQKIRIKLKAFDHKLLDQSCEKIVDTARRSGAQISGPIPLPTEKSVYTVLRSVHVDKDSREQFEMRTHKRLIDILDPTPKTVEDLMRLDLPAGVDIEIKL, encoded by the coding sequence ATGACCAGCCAGAAGATAAGGATAAAGCTCAAGGCGTTCGATCATAAGCTCCTGGACCAGTCCTGTGAAAAGATCGTGGATACGGCCAGGCGGAGCGGGGCGCAGATCTCGGGGCCGATCCCGTTGCCGACGGAGAAGAGCGTCTATACCGTTTTGCGCTCGGTCCATGTTGACAAGGACTCGAGGGAGCAGTTCGAGATGCGCACGCACAAGAGGTTAATAGATATTCTTGATCCCACCCCGAAGACGGTTGAAGACCTGATGAGGCTCGACCTGCCGGCTGGGGTGGATATAGAGATCAAACTCTGA
- the tuf gene encoding elongation factor Tu: protein MAKQKYERTKPHVNVGTIGHIDHGKTTLTSAITLVLSKQGKATYKKFDEIDNAPEERERGITIATAHVEYETDKRHYAHVDCPGHADYVKNMITGAAQMDGAILVVSAEDGPMPQTREHVLLARQVGVPYIVVFLNKVDRMEGESELVDLVEMEVRDILSKNEFPGDEIPFVRGSALKALECGCGQRECKWCGGILELMDAVDNYIPTPQRDTDKPFLMPVEDVFSITGRGTVATGRVERGAVKVGDEVVIVGLSTETKKSVVTGVEMFRKTLDMGVAGDNIGVLLRGIEKDEVERGQVLAKPGSITPHTKFHAEVYVLSKEEGGRHTPFFNGYRPQFYFRTTDVTGDVKLPDGVEMVMPGDNIKMTISLITPIAMEEGLRFAIREGGRTVGKGVVTSIIE, encoded by the coding sequence ATGGCTAAGCAAAAGTATGAGAGGACGAAGCCACATGTCAACGTTGGAACCATAGGACATATCGACCATGGCAAGACGACTCTCACGTCGGCTATCACGCTTGTTCTCTCCAAGCAGGGCAAGGCGACATACAAGAAGTTCGATGAGATTGACAACGCCCCGGAGGAGAGGGAGCGCGGTATCACCATCGCGACAGCGCATGTGGAATACGAGACCGATAAGAGACACTATGCCCACGTCGACTGCCCCGGGCATGCTGATTATGTCAAGAACATGATCACCGGCGCGGCCCAGATGGATGGCGCCATACTCGTCGTGTCGGCGGAAGATGGCCCGATGCCCCAGACGCGTGAGCACGTGCTTCTTGCAAGGCAGGTAGGCGTGCCGTATATAGTCGTCTTCCTCAATAAGGTCGATAGGATGGAGGGAGAGTCCGAACTGGTTGACCTGGTGGAGATGGAGGTCAGGGATATCCTCTCCAAGAACGAGTTCCCGGGCGATGAGATACCCTTTGTCAGGGGCTCGGCTCTCAAGGCCCTGGAGTGCGGCTGCGGGCAGCGCGAGTGCAAGTGGTGCGGCGGCATACTGGAGCTCATGGACGCGGTCGATAACTATATCCCGACCCCGCAGCGCGATACCGATAAGCCATTCCTCATGCCCGTTGAGGACGTATTCAGCATCACGGGCCGTGGCACGGTTGCAACCGGCAGGGTTGAGCGGGGCGCGGTGAAGGTCGGGGACGAGGTCGTTATCGTGGGCCTGAGCACTGAGACCAAGAAGTCCGTCGTGACCGGCGTCGAGATGTTCCGGAAGACTCTGGATATGGGCGTGGCCGGCGATAACATCGGCGTCCTCCTCAGGGGCATTGAAAAGGATGAGGTCGAGAGGGGGCAGGTCCTGGCGAAACCAGGATCGATCACGCCCCATACCAAGTTCCATGCCGAGGTCTATGTCCTGTCCAAGGAAGAGGGAGGGCGGCACACCCCATTCTTCAATGGTTACAGGCCGCAGTTCTACTTCCGGACAACGGACGTTACCGGCGATGTCAAGCTGCCGGACGGCGTGGAAATGGTCATGCCCGGTGATAACATCAAGATGACGATAAGCCTTATAACACCCATCGCCATGGAGGAGGGGCTGCGCTTCGCAATCCGTGAGGGTGGCAGGACTGTCGGGAAGGGCGTCGTAACCTCGATCATCGAGTAA
- the fusA gene encoding elongation factor G: MGKSFPLEKTRNIGIMAHIDAGKTTTTERILFYTGRVHRIGEVDEGSATMDWMVQEQERGITITSAATTCHWRDHRINIIDTPGHVDFTVEVERSLRVLDGAVAVFCAVGGVEPQSETVWRQADRYNVPRMAFVNKMDRVGADFDRVVGEMKQKLGANPVPIQIPLGAEAAFTGVVDLIAQKAIIYKDDLGMELEVAPIPPEVEQEAAGKREALLEAVAEVDDELMLKYVEGQEISEDEIKQALRKGTLAGKLVPVLCGSAFRNKGVQPLLDAIVDYLPAPTDLPPVEGINPDTQEKEQRHPSVDEPFAALAFKIVADPYVGRLAYFRVYSGKISAGSYVYNPLKRKKERVARILRMHANHREEAEMAASGDIVAAVGLKDTFTGDTLCDEKHPIVLEAMEFPEPVMSVAVEPKTKADEDKLGISLMRLAEEDPTFKVRTDAETGQTIISGMGELHLEIIVDRLLREFKVEANVGKPQVAYRETIRGRIKSEGRFVRQTGGRGQYGHVWLELEPNEPGKGFEFTNKIVGGAVPREYIPAVEAGVREAMESGVIAGYPVVDVKATLVDGSYHEVDSSEIAFKIAASMAFKDGARRAHPVLLEPIMDVEVVVPQEFMGDVIANIASRRGRVEGTQARGDMQIVRANVPLAEMFGYATDLRSVTQGRGTYMMKLLGYEEVPASIAERLTARGAAS, encoded by the coding sequence ATGGGTAAAAGCTTTCCACTGGAAAAGACGCGAAACATAGGTATAATGGCTCACATCGACGCTGGCAAGACTACAACGACTGAGCGAATCCTCTTCTACACTGGCCGGGTTCACAGAATCGGCGAGGTCGACGAGGGGTCAGCTACCATGGACTGGATGGTCCAGGAGCAGGAGAGGGGAATTACCATTACCTCGGCGGCTACCACCTGCCACTGGCGGGATCATCGTATTAACATTATAGATACACCCGGGCACGTGGACTTTACAGTAGAGGTCGAGCGGTCGTTGAGGGTCCTGGATGGAGCGGTAGCAGTGTTTTGCGCAGTTGGAGGCGTGGAACCTCAATCGGAGACCGTATGGCGCCAGGCGGATAGGTATAATGTTCCCCGGATGGCTTTTGTCAACAAAATGGACAGAGTCGGCGCTGACTTCGACCGTGTTGTCGGCGAGATGAAACAGAAGCTCGGGGCTAACCCGGTGCCGATTCAGATCCCTTTGGGTGCCGAGGCGGCGTTTACAGGGGTTGTCGACCTGATAGCGCAAAAGGCCATCATCTACAAGGATGATCTCGGGATGGAGCTCGAGGTTGCCCCAATACCACCCGAGGTGGAGCAGGAGGCGGCCGGAAAGCGCGAAGCCCTTCTCGAGGCCGTCGCGGAAGTGGATGATGAGCTCATGCTCAAATATGTCGAGGGCCAAGAGATAAGTGAGGACGAGATCAAGCAGGCCCTGCGGAAGGGAACCCTTGCAGGCAAACTCGTCCCGGTCCTGTGTGGCTCGGCCTTCAGGAATAAAGGCGTACAGCCCCTGCTTGACGCGATTGTTGATTATCTCCCGGCACCGACCGACCTGCCGCCAGTTGAGGGCATCAACCCCGATACCCAGGAGAAGGAACAGCGGCACCCGAGCGTGGATGAACCCTTTGCGGCGCTGGCCTTCAAGATAGTTGCGGACCCCTATGTGGGGAGACTGGCCTACTTCAGGGTCTACTCGGGGAAGATATCAGCGGGGTCGTATGTTTATAACCCCTTGAAGCGCAAGAAGGAGCGGGTTGCGCGCATTTTGCGGATGCACGCGAATCACCGTGAGGAGGCTGAGATGGCGGCAAGCGGCGATATCGTTGCTGCGGTTGGCCTCAAGGATACCTTCACAGGCGATACGCTGTGTGACGAAAAGCACCCGATCGTGCTCGAGGCCATGGAGTTCCCCGAGCCTGTTATGTCGGTCGCTGTTGAGCCGAAGACCAAGGCCGATGAGGATAAGCTTGGCATATCGCTCATGCGCCTTGCTGAGGAAGATCCAACCTTCAAGGTGCGCACGGATGCGGAGACCGGCCAGACCATTATATCCGGCATGGGCGAGCTCCACCTGGAGATAATTGTTGACAGGCTGTTGCGCGAGTTCAAGGTTGAGGCCAATGTGGGAAAACCGCAGGTTGCCTACAGGGAGACCATCAGAGGAAGGATCAAGAGCGAGGGCAGGTTCGTCCGGCAGACGGGAGGGCGTGGCCAGTATGGCCACGTATGGCTCGAGCTGGAGCCCAATGAACCGGGCAAGGGGTTCGAATTCACCAACAAGATCGTGGGCGGCGCCGTCCCCAGGGAGTATATCCCTGCCGTCGAGGCTGGCGTCAGGGAGGCCATGGAGAGCGGCGTCATAGCTGGATACCCGGTGGTCGATGTAAAGGCGACTCTTGTGGACGGATCCTACCACGAGGTCGACTCCTCGGAAATAGCATTCAAGATAGCGGCATCGATGGCATTCAAGGATGGTGCGAGGAGGGCGCATCCTGTATTACTGGAGCCCATCATGGACGTTGAGGTGGTAGTCCCGCAGGAATTCATGGGTGACGTCATAGCCAATATCGCTTCACGTAGGGGTAGGGTCGAGGGGACGCAGGCTCGCGGCGATATGCAAATCGTCCGTGCAAATGTCCCGCTGGCCGAGATGTTCGGATACGCAACAGACCTCAGGTCCGTGACCCAGGGGCGGGGAACTTATATGATGAAGCTACTCGGGTACGAGGAGGTCCCCGCCAGCATCGCCGAACGTTTAACGGCGCGCGGCGCGGCGAGTTAA
- the rpsG gene encoding 30S ribosomal protein S7, producing the protein MPRRGKVGRRELIPDPVYQSKLATAMINRLLMRGKRGIAEGIFYRAMDIIREKTGKDPLEIFDRALKNVMPVLEVKPRRVGGATYQVPIEVRPDRRTALGLRWMVQFARERSEKSMAEKLAGEIMDAAQGVGGSVKKREDTHRMAEANKAFAHYRW; encoded by the coding sequence ATGCCGAGGCGTGGTAAAGTTGGGAGGCGCGAACTAATCCCGGATCCTGTATATCAGAGCAAATTAGCTACCGCGATGATCAACAGGCTCCTCATGAGAGGCAAGAGGGGGATTGCGGAAGGTATTTTCTACAGGGCCATGGATATCATTCGCGAGAAGACCGGCAAAGATCCTCTCGAGATATTTGATCGCGCCCTCAAAAACGTTATGCCGGTTCTCGAGGTCAAGCCTCGAAGAGTCGGTGGTGCCACCTATCAGGTGCCTATTGAGGTCAGGCCAGATAGGAGAACCGCTCTTGGCTTGCGATGGATGGTCCAGTTCGCAAGGGAAAGATCCGAGAAGAGCATGGCTGAAAAGCTTGCAGGAGAGATTATGGATGCCGCACAGGGAGTTGGCGGCTCAGTGAAGAAACGAGAAGACACCCACAGGATGGCCGAGGCTAACAAGGCCTTCGCACATTACAGGTGGTAG
- the rpsL gene encoding 30S ribosomal protein S12, translating into MPTISQLIRKGREKVEKKSAAPALRWLYNSYTRKTSYAEGSPQKRGVCTVVRTTTPKKPNSALRKIARVRLTNGLEVTAYIPGIGHNLQEHSVVLIRGGRVKDLPGVRYHIIRGTLDAAGVQNRRQGRSKYGAKRPKS; encoded by the coding sequence ATGCCGACGATCAGTCAGCTTATTCGCAAGGGTAGAGAGAAGGTCGAGAAGAAGTCTGCGGCACCTGCTTTGCGCTGGCTTTACAATTCTTATACGCGCAAGACCAGCTACGCCGAGGGTTCACCGCAGAAGCGGGGCGTCTGCACGGTCGTGAGGACCACCACGCCCAAAAAGCCGAATTCTGCATTGCGGAAGATCGCTAGGGTCCGCCTCACCAACGGCCTTGAGGTCACGGCATATATACCAGGCATAGGCCATAACCTGCAGGAGCACTCGGTTGTATTGATAAGGGGCGGCAGGGTCAAGGACCTCCCGGGCGTGAGGTACCATATCATTCGCGGCACGCTGGATGCAGCCGGGGTCCAGAACAGGCGCCAGGGGAGATCCAAATACGGAGCGAAGAGACCCAAGTCATAA
- a CDS encoding 50S ribosomal protein L7Ae-like protein, which yields MSSDELRAARRKAVGTKETLKALERGDVKTVFVADDAEEHVVRNIRNLCKTKGVPIVNIDTMTQLGKACGIEVGAAAAAILQD from the coding sequence ATGTCCAGTGATGAGCTAAGAGCTGCGAGAAGGAAGGCCGTGGGCACGAAGGAGACCCTCAAGGCTCTCGAACGGGGAGACGTAAAGACGGTATTCGTGGCAGACGACGCCGAAGAACATGTTGTGAGGAATATCAGGAACCTGTGTAAGACTAAGGGTGTTCCCATTGTGAACATTGACACTATGACACAGCTTGGTAAGGCTTGTGGGATAGAGGTTGGGGCAGCAGCCGCTGCAATACTGCAGGACTGA